A section of the Chloroflexota bacterium genome encodes:
- a CDS encoding Rieske 2Fe-2S domain-containing protein, which yields MTTQQRRAWTEADWTDFVHTGPDTLAGQYLRLFWHPIMRSDDLPTGRAKPIRIMSEDLTLYRGEDGTPHCVAFRCAHRGTQLSTGWVEGNNIRCFYHGWMYGPDGQCVEQPAEPEPFCQRIKIRSYPAEEYIGLIFLYMGDGDPPPMYRFPQLDDGKYLEVNRFPIWPCSFWNRQENDPVHVAFVHREGPHGQIGLVEPPRVWAEETPYGMAVHEITPGGIESTGHRLMPAMTQFIAPDGSQNVGWKVPIDDTHCIHPVVRAIPLDKLEAYQTRRGNQRSGQGMVSPTEVGEAVLRGEKDVHDPSLSEITNIVNVQDYASMVGQGSIPDFAHEHLGQSDNSMIFWRRLWARELRALAEGRPLKQWTQSIHLTSERHFTDASRGDVPTTTGLGVLGAR from the coding sequence ATGACCACACAGCAACGCCGCGCGTGGACAGAAGCTGACTGGACGGACTTCGTGCATACGGGGCCGGACACGCTCGCCGGGCAGTATCTGCGCTTGTTCTGGCACCCGATCATGCGCTCCGACGACCTGCCGACTGGTCGCGCCAAGCCCATTCGCATCATGAGTGAGGACCTCACCCTGTACCGCGGGGAGGACGGCACGCCGCACTGCGTCGCCTTCCGGTGCGCGCATCGAGGCACCCAGCTCTCGACTGGCTGGGTCGAGGGGAACAACATCCGCTGCTTCTATCACGGCTGGATGTACGGTCCGGATGGCCAGTGCGTCGAGCAGCCCGCAGAGCCAGAGCCGTTCTGCCAGCGAATCAAGATCCGGAGCTATCCCGCCGAGGAGTACATCGGGCTGATCTTCCTCTACATGGGCGACGGCGACCCGCCGCCCATGTACCGCTTCCCGCAGCTCGACGATGGGAAATACCTCGAAGTGAACCGTTTCCCCATCTGGCCGTGTAGCTTCTGGAACCGGCAAGAGAACGACCCCGTGCACGTGGCCTTCGTCCATCGGGAAGGTCCCCACGGCCAGATCGGGCTGGTCGAGCCGCCTCGGGTCTGGGCAGAAGAGACACCGTACGGCATGGCGGTCCACGAGATCACGCCGGGCGGCATTGAAAGCACGGGCCATCGCCTCATGCCCGCTATGACGCAGTTCATTGCGCCCGACGGCTCGCAGAACGTTGGCTGGAAAGTCCCCATCGACGACACGCACTGCATCCATCCGGTGGTGCGAGCCATCCCGCTGGACAAGCTCGAGGCGTACCAGACCCGTCGGGGCAATCAGCGGTCCGGTCAGGGCATGGTGTCACCGACGGAGGTCGGCGAGGCGGTCCTCCGCGGGGAGAAGGACGTGCACGACCCGAGCCTCAGCGAGATCACGAACATCGTGAACGTGCAGGACTACGCGTCGATGGTCGGCCAGGGCTCAATTCCCGATTTCGCGCACGAGCACCTGGGACAGTCCGACAACTCGATGATCTTCTGGCGACGACTGTGGGCGCGGGAGCTCCGGGCTCTGGCCGAGGGACGCCCGCTGAAGCAGTGGACGCAGTCGATCCATCTGACCAGCGAGCGGCACTTCACGGACGCATCGAGAGGCGATGTTCCTACAACGACCGGCCTGGGGGTTCTGGGGGCACGCTAG
- a CDS encoding VOC family protein: MPDTQPRTAAERDLRLLRLDHFNVPVRDLEVARKFYCEVLGGEVVVEATWAGHNAGRVRGAHLDIQLFEGEANLNAYWQPWGFPATDQVFPHRAFRVATAARLDEIIARLEKARVPIIAATPAGAGEGTLVPVSVYFRDPDGNQLELRCEAYPFRKDIQVGSFDPSTQYYPWRAWRAAVPDGGSPPSEGR; the protein is encoded by the coding sequence ATGCCTGATACCCAGCCTCGGACCGCCGCGGAGCGTGATCTCCGTCTTTTGCGTCTGGACCATTTCAATGTCCCGGTTCGTGACCTCGAAGTCGCGCGCAAGTTCTATTGCGAGGTGCTCGGCGGGGAAGTCGTCGTCGAGGCCACCTGGGCAGGGCACAACGCGGGCCGCGTGCGTGGCGCGCACCTGGACATCCAGCTCTTCGAGGGCGAGGCGAACCTGAACGCCTACTGGCAGCCATGGGGTTTCCCTGCCACCGACCAGGTGTTTCCCCACCGCGCTTTCCGCGTGGCAACCGCGGCCAGGCTCGATGAGATCATCGCGCGACTGGAAAAGGCCCGGGTCCCCATCATCGCGGCGACGCCGGCCGGCGCTGGCGAGGGAACGCTGGTGCCCGTTTCGGTCTACTTCCGAGACCCGGATGGAAACCAGCTGGAGCTGCGGTGCGAGGCGTATCCGTTCCGCAAGGACATTCAGGTAGGCTCGTTCGATCCGAGCACGCAGTACTACCCGTGGCGAGCGTGGCGTGCGGCCGTGCCCGACGGCGGGTCCCCACCCAGCGAGGGCCGATAA
- a CDS encoding VOC family protein, protein MPRANPRATKALDLDGVDRFTLPVRDLARAELFYTHVLGGDVVARGITEMSQVDHPAVRVRICEGVDVVLVRQYYGWNPVDSTNPHWGFAIPGAEVDAWVEHLKEWEVPHALLFREADQEAMGVPTRVELHFLDPDGNQLELVAWDYPMNDRAWMGQYDPWTLVYSPRTWPPASASHLLESQRARARD, encoded by the coding sequence ATGCCGCGAGCGAATCCCCGCGCCACAAAGGCCCTCGATCTGGATGGCGTCGACCGCTTCACCCTCCCCGTTCGCGACCTCGCACGAGCCGAGCTCTTCTACACGCACGTGCTGGGCGGGGATGTCGTAGCACGCGGCATAACCGAGATGAGTCAGGTGGACCATCCAGCGGTGCGAGTTCGCATCTGCGAAGGCGTCGACGTGGTGCTCGTGCGACAGTATTACGGATGGAATCCCGTCGACAGCACGAATCCCCACTGGGGTTTCGCCATCCCCGGCGCAGAGGTCGATGCCTGGGTCGAGCATCTCAAGGAGTGGGAGGTTCCCCACGCTCTGCTCTTCAGAGAAGCTGACCAAGAGGCGATGGGCGTGCCCACACGAGTGGAGCTGCACTTCCTCGACCCGGACGGCAACCAGCTCGAGCTGGTTGCATGGGACTACCCGATGAACGACCGTGCGTGGATGGGGCAGTATGATCCCTGGACACTCGTCTACAGCCCACGGACCTGGCCGCCGGCATCGGCGTCGCATCTGCTCGAATCCCAACGCGCGCGCGCCAGGGACTGA
- a CDS encoding heme-binding protein, producing MKALQPGPDLTLTEARAIMDRAIERTRRFKLAGTIVIMDLGANLVCLSRMSTSPASAWIARGKAYLTAARRVNLTETSIRWHERPFNNPNWARMVQEPVFPGEGGMLIRRDGRAIGAIATGEGIGPYDEIPGVDPGEFEHDGVRGNAEDVVIAYALGIPYTDQHTRTTDRPAREGPLRGRPGNECRDDLPHSLDVARRYADRALGLAQQQGFALGVAVVDETGLVMQMDRMDGAPPGSPDLAEARAATALVFQRPSLEVTRTTPPHRLARVNEIVHFQILDGGGGAPIVREGRIVGAVGVFGAISDVDADALARAAAAG from the coding sequence ATGAAGGCGCTGCAGCCGGGTCCCGATCTGACCCTTACCGAGGCCCGCGCCATCATGGACCGGGCGATCGAGCGGACTCGACGATTCAAGCTAGCCGGAACGATCGTCATTATGGACCTGGGAGCCAATCTCGTTTGTCTATCCCGGATGAGCACTTCCCCGGCCAGCGCCTGGATCGCGCGCGGAAAGGCATACCTCACGGCCGCCCGTCGGGTGAATCTCACCGAAACCAGCATTCGATGGCACGAGCGGCCGTTCAATAATCCAAACTGGGCGCGCATGGTGCAGGAGCCTGTCTTCCCGGGCGAAGGGGGGATGCTCATCCGCCGGGATGGCCGTGCGATTGGTGCCATTGCCACGGGTGAGGGCATTGGCCCGTACGATGAGATCCCCGGCGTCGATCCGGGCGAGTTCGAGCATGATGGCGTGCGGGGGAACGCCGAAGACGTAGTCATCGCTTATGCGCTCGGTATTCCCTACACGGACCAGCACACCAGAACCACCGATCGTCCCGCGAGGGAAGGACCGCTTCGGGGACGGCCCGGAAATGAGTGCCGCGACGACCTCCCCCACTCGCTTGACGTCGCCCGACGCTACGCGGATCGCGCGCTGGGGCTCGCCCAGCAACAGGGATTTGCGCTCGGTGTCGCCGTGGTGGACGAGACGGGCCTCGTGATGCAGATGGACCGGATGGACGGCGCGCCGCCCGGCTCCCCGGACCTCGCGGAAGCGCGAGCGGCCACGGCGCTCGTCTTTCAGCGCCCTTCCCTGGAGGTCACCAGGACCACCCCGCCCCATCGCCTCGCGCGCGTGAACGAGATCGTCCATTTCCAGATTTTGGACGGCGGCGGCGGAGCGCCCATCGTCCGCGAAGGGCGGATTGTGGGCGCAGTGGGGGTGTTTGGCGCGATCAGCGATGTAGACGCCGATGCGCTCGCGCGGGCGGCGGCGGCAGGCTAA